GGTGAGGACCGCGACGTGCCCGCGCCCGACGTGAACACGGGCCAGCGCGAGATGAACTGGATCAAAGACACCTACGAGACGCTGGAAGACACGACCGAACCGGGCGTCATCACCGGCAAGGACCTCTCCAGCGGTGGCAGCGAGGGCCGCGTCGAGGCCACCGGTCGTTCGACGGTCATCGCCGCCCGCGAGGCGTTCGACTACCTCGGCGAGGACGTCGCCGACGCGACCGTCGCCGTCCAGGGCTACGGCAACGCCGGCTGGATCTCAGCGAAGCTCGTCGACGAGATGGGCGCCGACGTGGTCGCCGTCTCCGACTCCAGTGGCGGCGTCTACGACGAGGACGGCCTCGACCCCGTCGCGGCCAAAGACTACAAACGCGAGACCGGCAGCGTCGCCGGCTTCCACGGTGCCGACGAGGCGGTCTCCAACGACGAGCTGCTCCAGCTCGACGTCGATCTCCTGATCCCCGCCGCCCTGGAGAACGCCATCGACGAGGAGATCGCAGAAGGCGTCCAGGCAGACGTGATCTCCGAGGCCGCCAACGGCCCGATCACGCCCGCCGGTGACGACGTGCTCGAAGCGAAAGACGTCGTCATCGTGCCCGACATCCTCGCCAACGCGGGCGGCGTCACCGTCTCCTACTTCGAGTGGGTGCAGAACCGCCAGCGCTTCTACTGGTCGGAGCAGCGCGTCAACGAGGAGCTCGAGGACATCGTCGTCGAGCAGTTCGACACGCTCGTCGACGCGTACGAGGACCACGACCTGCCGAGCATGCGGGTCGCCGCCTACGTCGTCGCCATCCAGCGCGTCCTCGACGCCGCCGAACAGGCCGGCACCTGGGCCTGAGCGGGACCCACGCGCCGTTCGCGACCCGACCGGGCGACCGCGTGCGAGTCCACGGCGCACGACTCGTCCGCTCCCGCGGGTATCTTTTCTTTCCCAGGGCACTTTTCTTAACTTCGTACACTTCTACTGGATTCACGATGGGTTTTTACCCCACCGTTTCGTACTTTGGAGTACACTCGATCACCGATCGGATCCCTGTCGAACGATCCGCACATAGTATAGGTTGGAGGTCCCTTATACTCCTAAGTGTGGATATAACGGTCACATAGTCTATCAGGCCAAGCGTTTTACCGAGGTACCGGATAGCTTCTGGACACATGAGTTCGTTCTCT
This DNA window, taken from Halosimplex litoreum, encodes the following:
- a CDS encoding Glu/Leu/Phe/Val family dehydrogenase codes for the protein MGSDVNPFESLQEQIDEAAQYLDVDEGLLERLKNPERILETNLSVEMDDGSVEVFRAYRSQFNGDRGPYKGGIRYHPQVSRDEVKALSGWMAYKTATVGIPLGGGKGGIVIDPDEYSEDELERITRAFATELTPIIGEDRDVPAPDVNTGQREMNWIKDTYETLEDTTEPGVITGKDLSSGGSEGRVEATGRSTVIAAREAFDYLGEDVADATVAVQGYGNAGWISAKLVDEMGADVVAVSDSSGGVYDEDGLDPVAAKDYKRETGSVAGFHGADEAVSNDELLQLDVDLLIPAALENAIDEEIAEGVQADVISEAANGPITPAGDDVLEAKDVVIVPDILANAGGVTVSYFEWVQNRQRFYWSEQRVNEELEDIVVEQFDTLVDAYEDHDLPSMRVAAYVVAIQRVLDAAEQAGTWA